AGAATATCATCACGCGCTCCGCACGTCCATAATAATCGGCGTAGCCGCCCCCCCCCCTAACACCTAATAAAAGCCGACAAAGCAATCGAGCAAGAACAAACTAAATAATCTGTAATAATTCAAATTTCTAAAAAACGCCCTAATTTACGTAAAAACAACCCAATATCATCCATTTCTTACGTAAATTTTTAACTTTATCTGTAATATTTTTTGATTTTTTTACGTTTTCAGCTACCTTTCAAGGCTATTTTTCGAGCCAAAAAGCAACAAAACACCCCAAAAAGCGCCAACTTCACCCTAATTTTGTTTAATTTGTACGCAAAATTACGTAAACATCCCCGCATTTTCCAACTTTTTTACGTAAAAAACGCAATTTTTTCAAATTTTCAATTCTTTAAGCACTAATTATCTGAAATTACGCAACATGAGCAATCACAATTGTCCCAATAACAAAAAAGCCCCTCGGAGTAGAGGGACTTTAGTTGAGCTACCAGGATTCGAACCTAGACAAACAGAGTCAGAATCTGTTGTGCTACCGTTACACCATAGCTCATCAGTGCGCACCAATTTTAGAAAATAATTTTCATTTTTGCAAGGGGTATTTTGAAAATTATTTATCAGTCTTTAAAGTTGGAGGCTCAAAAGTCATCCACTGCTGGTCAAGCGTATCACCTTTAGGCAACTGCACGTGCGTAATCGTCACGATAGAGTCCAAAGAAAGCCCAACTTCCTTAAGCGTCTTGACCACCTTGGGGTCGCCCGAGTAAAGCACGAGGTCATGTCCGCCGGCAGGGAGGTTGCTGATCTTAAACATATTGCAAGTCACGTCTCTTACAAAATGAGAAGTTCCCTTGAGGCCAACAACCACGCTATTCAAGCTATTCACCTTACAATTATCCGACTGGATCGAATTATCATCGGGCTGTTTTTGCGCTTGTTCATCTACGGCTTTAGCAGAATCCGCAGCAACATTGATAGCCAGCATCACACCGCTCACGAGAACAGAAGTCTTGGTAAGTTCCGTAGAATCCACCAAAAGAGTATCCTTCAAGTCCTTGATTTCCGAGGCGCGCACATAGCGGCTAAGCCCAGCCAGAGTCACATTGCCTTCGTTGTCCAGCAAACGATATTCCATGCGAAGGCTATCATACGGAACAGATTTCGGCACCTGCAAGAACCAGCGCCCAGAATCATCCGTCTCGGTCTGCATCACAAAGCGAGTGGAATCACCTTCGACAAAATCAAAGCCATAAAGGTCCGTAATCATCTGCACCTGGACTTTCGAACAAACGCTATCCTTATTGCATTTCACGACACCCGACAAATATGCAGGCTTCTTTTCTTTCTTTTTCTTTTCTTCAAGCTTTATCAACGAATCGACATCCATCGTCGGGCTCCAAATGAACGGGCCCTTCGAAATCGTATCCCCAGACTTGACATCGCCATCAATGTTCCATGTACGATAAATTAACGAATCTGCAACTCCGGAATCCGCAAGTCGAGCCACAATCTGCGGATCACCTGGGCAGAAGCCGAACCACGACGAACCTTCAGGAATCAAGATCGAGAAGGAATCACCGGCAAATACGCTCTGCGAGAACGGAGTTCCAGGCACATAGACCTTGAAGTGAGAGCCAACCGCCATAGAAGGTTCAACCATATCTTCGTAATAAAGCACACTGCTGAACACGGCTGCCTTTTTAAGCTTGATGCTATCCTGCTTTCCGGAATTCTTTGTAGCACGCGGCTCATACGAAATTTCTTGATATTCCGCATCGACAACGGCAAGCTGGAAGGTATCGGCAAATACAGAATCGAACGAGAACACGCCCTGCGAGTCCGTAAGCGTTTCGATATATTCAGCTTCAACAAGAGAATCACCGGCATCTGGTTCACGAGCAACGCGGACCAAGGCTGCTACAGCAGGCGAACCATTGGTACGAGTCACCACGCCCCCGAGAGCAATTGTATTACCCGTATCCGTAACAGTGCCAGCGACATCATGGTCGCTTGAGCAAGCGAGCATGCCGGCACAAACT
The Fibrobacter succinogenes DNA segment above includes these coding regions:
- a CDS encoding carboxypeptidase-like regulatory domain-containing protein: MKLIKSYIGLFAAVCAGMLACSSDHDVAGTVTDTGNTIALGGVVTRTNGSPAVAALVRVAREPDAGDSLVEAEYIETLTDSQGVFSFDSVFADTFQLAVVDAEYQEISYEPRATKNSGKQDSIKLKKAAVFSSVLYYEDMVEPSMAVGSHFKVYVPGTPFSQSVFAGDSFSILIPEGSSWFGFCPGDPQIVARLADSGVADSLIYRTWNIDGDVKSGDTISKGPFIWSPTMDVDSLIKLEEKKKKEKKPAYLSGVVKCNKDSVCSKVQVQMITDLYGFDFVEGDSTRFVMQTETDDSGRWFLQVPKSVPYDSLRMEYRLLDNEGNVTLAGLSRYVRASEIKDLKDTLLVDSTELTKTSVLVSGVMLAINVAADSAKAVDEQAQKQPDDNSIQSDNCKVNSLNSVVVGLKGTSHFVRDVTCNMFKISNLPAGGHDLVLYSGDPKVVKTLKEVGLSLDSIVTITHVQLPKGDTLDQQWMTFEPPTLKTDK